The Vicia villosa cultivar HV-30 ecotype Madison, WI unplaced genomic scaffold, Vvil1.0 ctg.002354F_1_1, whole genome shotgun sequence genome has a window encoding:
- the LOC131638633 gene encoding cyclin-B1-2-like, with product MEEASKTIAHLIGGIQNDILRFGLPGVKSDIVGSHPLESSLQSVRGVEEAMTRQCKVNLYGAAFPLKEELDRQILSRFQRPPGVIPSSMLGLETITGSLDHFGFEDFLNDPRESETFRPLDMHHGMEVRFGISKGPVYPSLI from the exons ATGGAGGAAGCATCTAAAACCATTGCACACCTAATCGGAGGTATCCAAAACGACATTCTCCGGTTCGGACTCCCCGGAGTCAAAAGCGACATCGTCGGCTCTCACCCTCTCGAATCATCTCTCCAATCT GTAAGGGGAGTGGAAGAAGCTATGACGAGGCAATGCAAAGTGAATCTGTATGGAGCTGCTTTTCCACTCAAGGAGGAACTTGATAGGCAAATACTTTCTCG GTTCCAGAGGCCTCCTGGGGTGATTCCTTCTTCAATGCTGGGTTTGGAGACTATTACAGGAAGTCTTGATCACTTTGGTTTTGAGGATTTTCTAAATG ACCCTCGCGAATCAGAGACTTTCCGGCCATTGGATATGCATCATGGAATGGAAGTTCGTTTTGGGATATCTAAAGGACCTGTCTACCCAAGTCTTATATGA
- the LOC131638639 gene encoding uncharacterized protein LOC131638639: MGVRHVLGTGTYLGLPSMIGRSKRSIFSFIKDRIWNRINSWKGRSLSRAGKEVMIKSVLQAIPTYIMSIFILPDGVVNEIEKMLNSFWWGGGSNSKGISWKAWDKVTCAKEAGGLGFRDFKALNMAMVAKQGWFLMENPNALVTRIFKARYFPKSNLFDAKVGYNPSFVWRSIWKAREVLMLGCRWRIGDGRNIRIMNEPWLRGSREGCLMGPQNQRVYTLTINDLLLPNVKQWNMGVLRDLFDYSVVRDILQVPLAEDVMEDRIVWKDDAKGLTDIISPRLNIFQDISSLILDICVKEDRKTAGRVAVMLEGLWKNRNDFVWHNEKEDASKQGWLAFHKWQEWFLAQNLRETQIDNGELVHWNPPSSCCFKCNVDAAFNQHAGSMNRGWCIRNDHGNFIAAGSAWDSCTFSVLEAEALALKEAIQASSTLHNTPMIFESDSQQVVKALSSSSKGSSEFITIINSIKLLLLVFPNFEVKFIKRQANMVAHTLAKAANSWSRRCLFDVIPHCITFHLINESS; this comes from the exons ATGGGAGTTCGACATGTCTTGGGAACTGGTACTTACTTGGGTTTACCGTCTATGATAGGGAGGAGTAAGAGGtccattttttcttttattaaggaTCGCATTTGGAACCGTATCAATTCATGGAAAGGGCGGTCCTTATCCAGAGCAGGAAAAGAAGTTATGATCAAATCAGTTCTTCAAGCAATTCCAACTTATATCATGAGCATATTTATTCTACCGGATGGGGTTGTTAATGAGATTGAGAAGATGTTAAACTCTTTTTGGTGGGGAGGAGGCTCTAATAGCAAAGGAATAAGTTGGAAGGCTTGGGATAAAGTGACTTGTGCAAAGGAAGCGGGAGGTTTGGGATTTAGGGACTTTAAAGCGTTAAATATGGCTATGGTGGCTAAACAAGGTTGGTTTCTTATGGAAAATCCGAATGCTTTAGTAACCAGAATCTTCAAAGCGAGGTATTTTCCGAAGTCTAATTTATTCGATGCTAAGGTGGGCTACAATCCGAGTTTTGTTTGGCGGAGTATTTGGAAGGCTAGAGAGGTCCTTATGCTTGGATGTCGGTGGAGGATTGGTGACGGCAGAAATATAAGGATTATGAATGAACCATGGCTGAGGGGGAGTAGAGAAGGTTGCTTGATGGGCCCTCAAAATCAACGTGTGTACACTCTAACCATTAATGATCTTTTGTTGCCTAATGTCAAACAATGGAATATGGGAGTTTTACGCGatttgtttgattattcagtggTTCGAGATATTTTACAAGTTCCGTTAGCAGAGGATGTGATGGAAGACCGCATAGTTTGGAAGGATGATGCTAAAG GTCTTACTGATATTATATCTCCTCGTCTTAATATATTTCAGGATATCAGTTCCCTTATTCTGGATATTTGTGTGAAGGAGGATAGAAAAACCGCAGGAAGAGTTGCGGTTATGTTGGAAGGTTTGTGGAAGAATAGGAATGATTTTGTATGGCATAATGAGAAGGAAGATGCATCTAAACAAGGTTGGCTAGCTTTTCATAAGTGGCAAGAGTGGTTTCTGGCCCAAAATCTTCGGGAAACGCAGATAGATAACGGAGAGTTGGTTCATTGGAATCCGCCTTCTTCTTGTTGCTTTAAATGTAATGTCGATGCTGCCTTTAATCAGCATGCTGGATCTATGAATCGAGGTTGGTGTATTCGTAACGATCACGGTAACTTTATTGCTGCAGGGTCTGCGTGGGATAGTTGTACTTTCTCTGTGCTAGAGGCGGAGGCCTTAGCCCTTAAGGAAGCAATCCAAGCTAGTTCTACGTTACATAATACTCCGATGATTTTTGAGAGTGATTCCCAACAGGTGGTCAAAGCTCTTAGTTCCAGTTCGAAAGGTAGTTCGGAGTTTATCACTATTATTAATTCTATTAAGTTGTTACTTTTAGTTTTTCCCAACTTTGAGGTTAAGTTCATtaagcgtcaagcgaatatggttgcccatACCTTAgccaaggcggccaattcttggtctcgTCGCTGTTTATTTGATGTAATTC
- the LOC131638638 gene encoding uncharacterized protein At4g02000-like: protein MADIMRPVKGVTIKEAIADRFLFQFSHHLDMEAALKGCPWTYDNHLLILEKVQIGVQLENISLSHVEFWVQVHNLPAGMMLEKVGRTLANFIGSFVEYDKNNNTSFWRQYMRIRVRIDVRQPLKKSTRVKNRGGDWCIVNFKYEKLSLFCFVCGRLGHSEQRCEVRFAMSEDDGMREWSNDIRADTRRYGGAGK from the coding sequence ATGGCAGATATCATGCGCCCGGTAAAAGGTGTTACAATCAAGGAAGCGATCGCGGATCGATTTTTATTTCAGTTCTCACATCATCTGGACATGGAAGCGGCGCTAAAAGGATGTCCCTGGACCTATGATAATCATCTGCTGATACTGGAGAAAGTGCAAATCGGGGTTCAGCTTGAGAATATTTCGCTATCTCATGTTGAGTTCTGGGTGCAGGTGCATAACCTTCCTGCAGGTATGATGTTAGAAAAAGTGGGAAGGACCTTGGCAAATTTTATTGGCTCTTTTGTAGAGTACGACAAGAACAACAATACTAGCTTTTGGCGACAATATATGCGTATTCGAGTAAGGATCGATGTTCGTCAACCTCTGAAAAAAAGTACTAGAGTGAAAAATAGAGGTGGAGATTGGTGCATTGTGAACTTCAAATATGAGAAACTCAGTTTGTTCTGTTTTGTGTGTGGAAGACTGGGTCACTCAGAGCAGCGGTGTGAGGTGCGTTTTGCGATGTCAGAGGACGATGGCATGCGAGAATGGTCGAACGATATTCGTGCTGACACTCGTAGGTACGGAGGAGCTGGCAAATAA